A window from Citrus sinensis cultivar Valencia sweet orange chromosome 3, DVS_A1.0, whole genome shotgun sequence encodes these proteins:
- the LOC102625068 gene encoding glycerophosphodiester phosphodiesterase GDPD4 isoform X3, producing the protein MVRLGRRQQPFVQRQSNQSNIRRLIAPSKRSFRLILICLAFVAFFPPIFFHFRLRRFHQMQLKKCGWLDGSPLVCAHGGDSTNEFPNSMAAYRSALRSQVDCVEIDVSRSLDGVLLALHDRDLQRISGNITSKVGHLSMKEFAQKSHDQVITTIEDALTLVSNSVRKVILDAKVGPPSYEKGLAKDILSVIERTKCYNCLVWAKSDNLVRDIMRLSSNVSAGYIIMVDRSTGFRTNLLRIRKAGVVGVYHPLIDEKLVRTFHGRNKRVFAWTVDDEDSMRKMLHERVDAVVTSNPILFQRVMQDIRTQCLEEGFSLIR; encoded by the exons ATGGTGAGATTGGGAAGAAGGCAGCAGCCATTCGTGCAAAGACAGAGTAATCAGAGCAACATAAGAAGATTAATCGCTCCTTCGAAGAGATCGTTTCGTTTGATTCTCATCTGCCTCGCTTTTGTAGCCTTCTTTCCTCCGATTTTCTTCCACTTCAGACTCCGCCGCTTCCATCAA ATGCAATTAAAAAAGTGTGGATGGCTGGATGGTTCTCCTCTTGTATGTGCTCATGGCGGCGACTCAACTAATGAATTTCCCAACTCG ATGGCTGCATATCGATCTGCCCTTCGTTCTCAAGTAGACTGCGTGGAGATTGATGTTTCTCGTTCTTTAGATGGAGTCTTGTTGGCTCTTCACGACAG GGATTTGCAGCGGATATCTGGTAACATTACTtctaaagttgggcacttgaGCATGAAAGAG TTTGCGCAGAAGTCTCATGATCAAGTAATTACTACTATCGAAGATGCCTTAACG TTGGTGTCAAACTCAGTACGGAAAGTCATTCTGGATGCAAAGGTTGGTCCTCCGTCATATGAAAAGGGGCTTGCAAAGGATATTCTTTCTGTT ATTGAAAGGACAAAATGCTACAACTGCCTTGTTTGGGCCAAAAGCGACAATTTAGTAAGGGACATAATGAGATTATCATCAAATGTTTCG GCGGGCTACATCATAATGGTGGATCGTTCTACTGGATTTCGAACCAACCTATTGCGGATTAGAAAAGCTGGAGTGGTTGGTGTGTATCACCCCTTGATCGATGAAAAGCTAGTAAGAACTTTTCATGG GAGAAATAAAAGGGTATTTGCTTGGACTGTGGATGACGAAGATTCAATGAGAAAGATGCTGCATGAGCGTGTAGATGCTGTCGTTACAAGCAACCCGATCCTCTTTCAACGTGTTATGCAAGATATCAGAACACAGTGCCTTGAAGAAGGTTTTTCGCTGATACGATAA
- the LOC127900725 gene encoding uncharacterized protein LOC127900725, whose protein sequence is MPSDDNLDNDDQKAVLVKVSNMSSLKTLSLIKQRLTEQQYEVFKETCFGHFVYLQDLQFAGQILHALLLRYVRSTDKAMYFKIGQKECRFSMLEFALITGLKCHKEHDLLVHEKDNADNICDVFMEGNHEFTQKQLQKAFSTAQSNDDTLMVKFAMLYFLESVLLGKEPKNKIDDLHIRLLDNFKELNNYPWGRLSFEATMLSLKNTVTRRSKRIDSLDPNTEEKYNLYGFPFAFQVWTYEAIFLFSQKFATNKGDLKVPRILKWFCKNKIMADVINNVLKEEDTVSVSFLFKCEPLT, encoded by the exons ATGCCATCCGATGATAATTTAGATAACGACGATCAGAAGGCGGTTTTAGTAAAAGTGTCTAATATGTCATCATTAAAAACACTTTCACTTATAAAGCAACGTCTCACAGAACAACAATATGAAGTGTTTAAGGAAACATGCTTTGGTCATTTTGTGTACCTTCAAGATCTACAATTCGCTGGCCAAATTCTTCATGCATTATTATTACGGTATGTGAGATCAACTGATAAGGCAATGTACTTCAAAATAGGACAAAAAGAGTGCAGATTTTCTATGCTTGAGTTTGCCTTAATTACGGGATTGAAATGCCATAAAGAACATGATCTTCTAGTACATGAGAAAGACAATGCTGATAATATATGTGATGTGTTCATGGAGGGCAATCATGAATTTactcaaaaacaattacaaaaagCTTTTTCAACAGCCCAGTCCAATGATGATACCTTGATGGTCAAGTTCGCCATGCTATATTTCTTGGAGTCTGTGTTGCTAGGAAAGGAGCCCAAGAATAAGATTGATGACCTCCATATTCGTCTATTAGACAACTTTAAAGAACTTAATAATTATCCATGGGGTCGCTTGTCATTCGAGGCAACAATGTTAAGCTTGAAGAACACAGTTACAAGGAGAAGCAAAAGAATTGATTCATTAGATCCAAACACAGAAGAGAAATACAACCTTTATGGTTTTCCATTTGCGTTTCAG GTGTGGACATACGAggccatttttttattcagcCAAAAATTTGCAACCAATAAGGGTGATTTAAAGGTTCCAAGAATTCTTAAGTGGTTTTGTAAGAACAAGATTATGGCTGATGTAATTAATAATGTCTTGAAAGAGGAAGACACCGTAAGTGTTTCATTCTTATTTAAGTGCGAACCATTAACATGA
- the LOC102625068 gene encoding glycerophosphodiester phosphodiesterase GDPD4 isoform X2 has product MVRLGRRQQPFVQRQSNQSNIRRLIAPSKRSFRLILICLAFVAFFPPIFFHFRLRRFHQMQLKKCGWLDGSPLVCAHGGDSTNEFPNSMAAYRSALRSQVDCVEIDVSRSLDGVLLALHDRDLQRISGNITSKVGHLSMKEIIKLGTSFQFAQKSHDQVITTIEDALTLVSNSVRKVILDAKVGPPSYEKGLAKDILSVIERTKCYNCLVWAKSDNLVRDIMRLSSNVSAGYIIMVDRSTGFRTNLLRIRKAGVVGVYHPLIDEKLVRTFHGVFAWTVDDEDSMRKMLHERVDAVVTSNPILFQRVMQDIRTQCLEEGFSLIR; this is encoded by the exons ATGGTGAGATTGGGAAGAAGGCAGCAGCCATTCGTGCAAAGACAGAGTAATCAGAGCAACATAAGAAGATTAATCGCTCCTTCGAAGAGATCGTTTCGTTTGATTCTCATCTGCCTCGCTTTTGTAGCCTTCTTTCCTCCGATTTTCTTCCACTTCAGACTCCGCCGCTTCCATCAA ATGCAATTAAAAAAGTGTGGATGGCTGGATGGTTCTCCTCTTGTATGTGCTCATGGCGGCGACTCAACTAATGAATTTCCCAACTCG ATGGCTGCATATCGATCTGCCCTTCGTTCTCAAGTAGACTGCGTGGAGATTGATGTTTCTCGTTCTTTAGATGGAGTCTTGTTGGCTCTTCACGACAG GGATTTGCAGCGGATATCTGGTAACATTACTtctaaagttgggcacttgaGCATGAAAGAG ATAATAAAACTAGGTACCTCATTTCAGTTTGCGCAGAAGTCTCATGATCAAGTAATTACTACTATCGAAGATGCCTTAACG TTGGTGTCAAACTCAGTACGGAAAGTCATTCTGGATGCAAAGGTTGGTCCTCCGTCATATGAAAAGGGGCTTGCAAAGGATATTCTTTCTGTT ATTGAAAGGACAAAATGCTACAACTGCCTTGTTTGGGCCAAAAGCGACAATTTAGTAAGGGACATAATGAGATTATCATCAAATGTTTCG GCGGGCTACATCATAATGGTGGATCGTTCTACTGGATTTCGAACCAACCTATTGCGGATTAGAAAAGCTGGAGTGGTTGGTGTGTATCACCCCTTGATCGATGAAAAGCTAGTAAGAACTTTTCATGG GGTATTTGCTTGGACTGTGGATGACGAAGATTCAATGAGAAAGATGCTGCATGAGCGTGTAGATGCTGTCGTTACAAGCAACCCGATCCTCTTTCAACGTGTTATGCAAGATATCAGAACACAGTGCCTTGAAGAAGGTTTTTCGCTGATACGATAA
- the LOC102625068 gene encoding glycerophosphodiester phosphodiesterase GDPD4 isoform X4 translates to MVRLGRRQQPFVQRQSNQSNIRRLIAPSKRSFRLILICLAFVAFFPPIFFHFRLRRFHQMQLKKCGWLDGSPLVCAHGGDSTNEFPNSMAAYRSALRSQVDCVEIDVSRSLDGVLLALHDRDLQRISGNITSKVGHLSMKEIIKLGTSFQFAQKSHDQVITTIEDALTLVSNSVRKVILDAKVGPPSYEKGLAKDILSVIERTKCYNCLVWAKSDNLVRDIMRLSSNVSAGYIIMVDRSTGFRTNLLRIRKAGVVGVYHPLIDEKLVRTFHGH, encoded by the exons ATGGTGAGATTGGGAAGAAGGCAGCAGCCATTCGTGCAAAGACAGAGTAATCAGAGCAACATAAGAAGATTAATCGCTCCTTCGAAGAGATCGTTTCGTTTGATTCTCATCTGCCTCGCTTTTGTAGCCTTCTTTCCTCCGATTTTCTTCCACTTCAGACTCCGCCGCTTCCATCAA ATGCAATTAAAAAAGTGTGGATGGCTGGATGGTTCTCCTCTTGTATGTGCTCATGGCGGCGACTCAACTAATGAATTTCCCAACTCG ATGGCTGCATATCGATCTGCCCTTCGTTCTCAAGTAGACTGCGTGGAGATTGATGTTTCTCGTTCTTTAGATGGAGTCTTGTTGGCTCTTCACGACAG GGATTTGCAGCGGATATCTGGTAACATTACTtctaaagttgggcacttgaGCATGAAAGAG ATAATAAAACTAGGTACCTCATTTCAGTTTGCGCAGAAGTCTCATGATCAAGTAATTACTACTATCGAAGATGCCTTAACG TTGGTGTCAAACTCAGTACGGAAAGTCATTCTGGATGCAAAGGTTGGTCCTCCGTCATATGAAAAGGGGCTTGCAAAGGATATTCTTTCTGTT ATTGAAAGGACAAAATGCTACAACTGCCTTGTTTGGGCCAAAAGCGACAATTTAGTAAGGGACATAATGAGATTATCATCAAATGTTTCG GCGGGCTACATCATAATGGTGGATCGTTCTACTGGATTTCGAACCAACCTATTGCGGATTAGAAAAGCTGGAGTGGTTGGTGTGTATCACCCCTTGATCGATGAAAAGCTAGTAAGAACTTTTCATGG CCATTAA
- the LOC102625068 gene encoding glycerophosphodiester phosphodiesterase GDPD4 isoform X1, with product MVRLGRRQQPFVQRQSNQSNIRRLIAPSKRSFRLILICLAFVAFFPPIFFHFRLRRFHQMQLKKCGWLDGSPLVCAHGGDSTNEFPNSMAAYRSALRSQVDCVEIDVSRSLDGVLLALHDRDLQRISGNITSKVGHLSMKEIIKLGTSFQFAQKSHDQVITTIEDALTLVSNSVRKVILDAKVGPPSYEKGLAKDILSVIERTKCYNCLVWAKSDNLVRDIMRLSSNVSAGYIIMVDRSTGFRTNLLRIRKAGVVGVYHPLIDEKLVRTFHGRNKRVFAWTVDDEDSMRKMLHERVDAVVTSNPILFQRVMQDIRTQCLEEGFSLIR from the exons ATGGTGAGATTGGGAAGAAGGCAGCAGCCATTCGTGCAAAGACAGAGTAATCAGAGCAACATAAGAAGATTAATCGCTCCTTCGAAGAGATCGTTTCGTTTGATTCTCATCTGCCTCGCTTTTGTAGCCTTCTTTCCTCCGATTTTCTTCCACTTCAGACTCCGCCGCTTCCATCAA ATGCAATTAAAAAAGTGTGGATGGCTGGATGGTTCTCCTCTTGTATGTGCTCATGGCGGCGACTCAACTAATGAATTTCCCAACTCG ATGGCTGCATATCGATCTGCCCTTCGTTCTCAAGTAGACTGCGTGGAGATTGATGTTTCTCGTTCTTTAGATGGAGTCTTGTTGGCTCTTCACGACAG GGATTTGCAGCGGATATCTGGTAACATTACTtctaaagttgggcacttgaGCATGAAAGAG ATAATAAAACTAGGTACCTCATTTCAGTTTGCGCAGAAGTCTCATGATCAAGTAATTACTACTATCGAAGATGCCTTAACG TTGGTGTCAAACTCAGTACGGAAAGTCATTCTGGATGCAAAGGTTGGTCCTCCGTCATATGAAAAGGGGCTTGCAAAGGATATTCTTTCTGTT ATTGAAAGGACAAAATGCTACAACTGCCTTGTTTGGGCCAAAAGCGACAATTTAGTAAGGGACATAATGAGATTATCATCAAATGTTTCG GCGGGCTACATCATAATGGTGGATCGTTCTACTGGATTTCGAACCAACCTATTGCGGATTAGAAAAGCTGGAGTGGTTGGTGTGTATCACCCCTTGATCGATGAAAAGCTAGTAAGAACTTTTCATGG GAGAAATAAAAGGGTATTTGCTTGGACTGTGGATGACGAAGATTCAATGAGAAAGATGCTGCATGAGCGTGTAGATGCTGTCGTTACAAGCAACCCGATCCTCTTTCAACGTGTTATGCAAGATATCAGAACACAGTGCCTTGAAGAAGGTTTTTCGCTGATACGATAA